A window of the Fuscovulum sp. genome harbors these coding sequences:
- the queA gene encoding tRNA preQ1(34) S-adenosylmethionine ribosyltransferase-isomerase QueA, protein MKLTDFDFDLPESLIATRPARPRTHARLLLAQGDGIDDRHVYDLIDIFRPGDRLVLNNTKVIPARLTGQRTRGEAVAKVEITLLEPAAIGWRALAKPLRKVNEGEVIRFSDSLSATVTEKGETDLRLTFNLTGDDFDAALAEAGAMPLPPYIAAKRAPDAQDATDYQTVFARHAGAVAAPTASLHFDEPLLRALADKGVTFTEVTLHVGAGTFLPVKVDEVTTHRMHAEWGQVTPGAAAEINATKRAGGRIIPVGTTALRLIESATDEDGIIQPWTGPTDIFIYPGYRFRITDALMTNFHLPKSTLMMLVSALMGQDRIKRIYAHAVQNGYRFFSYGDSSLLIP, encoded by the coding sequence ATGAAACTGACAGATTTCGATTTCGACCTGCCCGAGTCGCTCATCGCCACCCGGCCCGCCCGCCCGCGCACGCATGCGCGCCTGCTGCTGGCACAGGGCGACGGGATTGACGACCGTCACGTCTATGACTTGATCGACATCTTTCGTCCGGGCGACCGGCTGGTGTTGAACAACACCAAGGTGATCCCCGCCCGTCTGACAGGCCAGCGCACCCGCGGCGAAGCTGTGGCAAAGGTGGAAATCACCCTGCTGGAACCGGCTGCCATCGGCTGGCGTGCCTTGGCGAAACCGCTGCGCAAGGTGAACGAAGGCGAGGTGATCCGCTTTTCCGACAGCCTGTCTGCCACCGTAACGGAAAAGGGCGAAACCGATCTGCGGCTGACCTTCAACCTGACCGGCGATGATTTCGATGCCGCGCTTGCCGAAGCCGGGGCGATGCCATTGCCGCCCTACATTGCTGCCAAACGCGCCCCCGACGCGCAGGATGCCACCGACTATCAGACCGTGTTCGCCCGTCATGCCGGGGCCGTGGCCGCACCCACCGCTTCGCTGCATTTTGACGAGCCGCTTCTGCGCGCGTTGGCCGACAAAGGCGTAACCTTCACCGAAGTGACGCTGCATGTCGGCGCAGGCACCTTCCTTCCGGTAAAGGTGGATGAAGTGACCACCCACCGGATGCACGCCGAATGGGGCCAGGTCACCCCCGGTGCGGCGGCCGAGATCAACGCCACCAAAAGGGCAGGGGGCCGCATCATCCCAGTGGGCACCACTGCGCTGCGTCTGATCGAATCCGCCACCGACGAAGACGGCATCATCCAGCCCTGGACCGGCCCGACCGACATCTTCATCTACCCCGGCTACCGCTTTCGCATCACCGATGCGCTGATGACCAACTTCCACCTGCCCAAATCCACGCTGATGATGCTGGTCTCGGCGCTCATGGGGCAGGACCGCATCAAGCGGATCTATGCCCATGCCGTGCAGAACGGCTATCGCTTCTTCAGCTATGGCGATTCCTCGCTTCTCATTCCCTGA
- a CDS encoding MFS transporter, whose translation MLKVISTSWPLLLGVMLLMVGNGIQGTLLGIRGAIEGFSTFEISLVMSAYFAGFLVGSQVAPSLIRKVGHVRVFAALGSLISAVLVVYPVAADWMVWTALRVLIGFCFSGIYITAESWLNNAATNETRGQALSAYMIVQMLGIIASQAILNVADPSGFVLFVIPSVLVSLAFMPLLLAPTPAPTFETTKGLSFRALFRISPLGCAGMLLTGGVFSAMFGMASVWGAMEGLSVRDISIFVGALYVGGLILQYPVGWLSDRMDRRLLITGLSGIAAVTMLIAGLFDLPFYGYLIVALLLGGITNPVYALLIAYTNDFLSKDDMAAASAGMIFLNGFGAIFGPIITGWIMGQVGSGGFFLFIAALYVALTGYALWRMSRRAAPAGSGPSNFIVPTASSVAATAVIEKDR comes from the coding sequence ATGCTGAAAGTGATCTCCACCTCATGGCCGCTGCTGCTGGGCGTCATGCTTCTGATGGTCGGCAACGGCATTCAGGGCACTCTTCTGGGTATCCGAGGCGCGATCGAAGGCTTTTCCACCTTTGAGATTTCGCTTGTCATGTCCGCTTACTTCGCGGGTTTTCTGGTGGGCTCGCAAGTAGCACCATCGTTGATCCGAAAGGTGGGCCATGTGCGCGTGTTTGCGGCGCTGGGTTCGCTGATCTCGGCCGTGCTGGTGGTCTATCCGGTCGCCGCCGACTGGATGGTCTGGACGGCGCTGCGCGTGCTGATCGGGTTCTGCTTTTCGGGCATCTACATCACCGCTGAAAGCTGGCTGAACAACGCCGCCACGAACGAAACGCGTGGGCAGGCATTGTCGGCCTATATGATCGTGCAGATGCTGGGCATCATCGCAAGCCAAGCCATCCTGAACGTGGCCGATCCGTCCGGGTTTGTCCTGTTCGTGATCCCGTCGGTGTTGGTGTCGCTCGCCTTCATGCCGCTTCTTCTTGCCCCCACACCAGCCCCGACATTCGAGACGACCAAAGGCCTTTCCTTCCGCGCGCTGTTCCGCATTTCGCCGCTCGGCTGTGCGGGGATGCTTCTGACCGGGGGCGTCTTCTCGGCCATGTTCGGTATGGCGTCAGTCTGGGGCGCGATGGAGGGGCTGTCAGTCCGCGACATCTCGATCTTTGTCGGTGCGCTTTATGTGGGTGGGCTTATTCTGCAATACCCGGTGGGCTGGTTGTCGGACCGGATGGATCGCCGCCTGCTGATCACCGGCCTGTCCGGGATCGCCGCCGTGACAATGCTGATCGCCGGGCTGTTTGATCTGCCCTTCTACGGCTATCTCATCGTCGCACTTCTTCTGGGTGGGATCACCAACCCGGTCTATGCCTTGCTCATCGCCTATACCAACGACTTCCTGTCCAAGGATGACATGGCCGCTGCCAGTGCGGGGATGATCTTCCTGAACGGATTTGGTGCAATCTTCGGCCCGATCATCACCGGCTGGATCATGGGGCAGGTGGGATCGGGCGGTTTTTTCCTCTTCATTGCCGCGCTTTACGTGGCGCTGACGGGCTACGCGCTCTGGCGCATGTCGCGCCGTGCCGCGCCTGCGGGCAGTGGGCCATCCAATTTCATTGTTCCCACCGCCTCATCGGTCGCCGCGACCGCTGTCATCGAAAAGGATCGCTGA
- a CDS encoding DUF924 family protein — protein MSDPVELLDFWLGEVGPDGWYIGGDEIDSTCRARFQDIWQAARDGNLDHWIDGTVGTLAFLILTDQLPRNMFRGTADSFATDPHALSAARAALAAGWDMGAPEPERQFFYMPFEHSENPADQALAVQLMQERLSSDPEMALHARAHQAVIARFGRFPSRNAALGRADTAEESDWLAAGGYGAEVRRLQDAASHASGA, from the coding sequence ATGTCAGACCCGGTGGAACTGCTGGATTTCTGGCTGGGTGAGGTTGGCCCCGATGGCTGGTACATCGGCGGGGACGAGATCGACAGCACCTGCCGCGCCCGGTTTCAGGATATCTGGCAGGCCGCGCGTGACGGCAATCTTGACCACTGGATCGACGGCACCGTTGGCACGCTGGCCTTTCTGATCCTGACCGATCAACTGCCGCGCAACATGTTTCGCGGCACGGCTGACAGCTTTGCCACCGATCCACACGCCCTTTCCGCCGCCCGCGCCGCACTTGCCGCCGGTTGGGATATGGGCGCGCCAGAACCGGAACGGCAATTCTTCTACATGCCTTTCGAGCATTCCGAAAATCCCGCTGATCAGGCGCTTGCCGTGCAACTGATGCAGGAACGCCTGTCTTCTGATCCCGAAATGGCGCTGCACGCTCGCGCGCATCAGGCCGTCATCGCCCGATTTGGCCGCTTTCCCAGCCGCAACGCCGCCCTTGGCCGCGCCGACACGGCCGAAGAATCCGACTGGTTGGCCGCAGGCGGATACGGGGCCGAAGTGCGCCGCCTGCAAGATGCTGCCAGCCATGCGTCCGGCGCATAG
- the lpdA gene encoding dihydrolipoyl dehydrogenase, whose amino-acid sequence MATAYDVIVIGAGPGGYVAAIRAAQLGKKVVIVERENLGGICLNWGCIPTKALLRSAEVFHLMHRAKEFGLAATGVSFDLPAVVARSRGVAKQLSSGIGHLMKKNKIAVVMGQATITAKGKVTVKTDKGSEDLTAPAIILATGARARELPGLEADGDLVWTYRHALQPKRMPKKLLVIGSGAIGIEFASFFNTLGADTTVVEVMDRILPVEDAEIAAFAKKQFVKQGMKIMEKAAVKKLDRKPGQGVTAHIEVGGKIETHEFDTVISAVGIVGNIENLGLEALGVKIDRTHVVTDEFCRTGIDGLYAIGDIAGAPWLAHKASHEGVMVAELIAGGHPHPIKPNSIAGCTYCHPQIASVGLTEAKAKEAGHDIKVGRFPFIGNGKAIALGESEGMIKTIFDAKTGELLGAHMVGAEVTELIQGYVIGRTLETTEEDLMNTVFPHPTLSEMMHESVLDAYGRALHF is encoded by the coding sequence ATGGCCACTGCCTATGATGTGATCGTGATCGGTGCTGGCCCCGGCGGCTATGTTGCCGCCATTCGGGCCGCGCAACTCGGCAAGAAAGTCGTGATTGTCGAGCGCGAGAATCTGGGTGGCATCTGCCTGAACTGGGGCTGCATCCCGACCAAGGCTCTGCTGCGGTCAGCCGAGGTGTTCCACCTCATGCACCGGGCCAAGGAATTTGGCCTTGCCGCCACTGGCGTCAGTTTTGACCTTCCCGCCGTCGTGGCACGGTCACGGGGGGTGGCGAAACAGCTGTCTTCCGGCATCGGCCACCTGATGAAAAAGAACAAGATCGCCGTCGTCATGGGGCAGGCCACGATCACCGCCAAGGGCAAGGTGACAGTGAAAACCGACAAGGGCAGCGAAGACCTGACCGCGCCTGCCATCATCCTTGCCACCGGCGCACGCGCCCGCGAACTGCCGGGGTTGGAGGCGGACGGTGATCTGGTCTGGACCTATCGCCACGCCCTGCAACCGAAACGGATGCCCAAGAAGCTGCTGGTGATCGGCTCAGGTGCCATCGGCATCGAATTCGCCTCTTTCTTCAACACGCTGGGCGCAGATACCACCGTGGTCGAGGTGATGGACCGCATTCTTCCCGTCGAGGATGCCGAGATTGCCGCCTTCGCGAAGAAGCAATTCGTAAAGCAGGGCATGAAGATCATGGAAAAGGCGGCGGTCAAGAAGCTGGATCGCAAGCCGGGGCAGGGCGTCACCGCCCACATCGAAGTGGGCGGCAAGATTGAGACGCACGAATTCGACACGGTCATCTCTGCCGTTGGCATCGTGGGCAATATCGAAAACCTCGGGCTCGAGGCGCTTGGGGTCAAGATCGACCGCACCCATGTGGTGACCGATGAATTCTGCCGCACCGGCATCGACGGGCTTTATGCCATCGGCGACATTGCAGGTGCACCATGGCTTGCCCACAAGGCCAGCCATGAAGGCGTGATGGTTGCCGAACTGATCGCGGGCGGTCATCCGCACCCGATCAAACCCAATTCGATTGCAGGCTGCACCTATTGCCATCCTCAGATCGCCAGCGTCGGCCTGACCGAGGCCAAGGCGAAAGAGGCAGGCCATGACATCAAGGTTGGCCGCTTCCCCTTTATCGGCAATGGCAAAGCCATCGCGTTGGGGGAATCCGAGGGGATGATCAAGACGATCTTCGATGCCAAGACGGGCGAGCTTTTGGGCGCGCATATGGTCGGGGCCGAGGTGACGGAACTAATCCAGGGCTATGTCATCGGCCGCACGCTGGAGACGACAGAGGAAGATCTGATGAACACCGTCTTCCCGCATCCCACCCTGTCGGAAATGATGCACGAATCCGTGCTCGATGCCTACGGCCGCGCGCTACACTTTTAG
- a CDS encoding DUF6647 family protein gives MTRGLILTLVLLAPAPALASDMCALAMDMEARIAERLGYAPGAVCPEITFALPVAGAVQRSQAGAYDPMTGRIDLAPDLDLRTAYGQSFLLHELVHAAQYRAGRDRAVPCPAALEAEAYREQADFLLEAGLSREAVLTRALGAQLGGCEAPEY, from the coding sequence ATGACACGTGGCCTGATCCTGACGCTTGTTCTTCTTGCCCCCGCGCCCGCGCTAGCAAGTGATATGTGTGCGCTCGCCATGGACATGGAGGCGCGGATTGCCGAAAGGCTGGGCTATGCGCCGGGGGCCGTCTGTCCAGAAATCACCTTCGCCCTTCCCGTGGCTGGGGCGGTGCAGCGGTCGCAGGCCGGGGCCTATGATCCGATGACGGGGCGGATCGACCTTGCGCCCGATCTGGACCTGCGCACGGCCTATGGGCAAAGCTTTCTTTTGCACGAACTGGTGCACGCCGCGCAGTATCGGGCGGGGCGGGATCGTGCTGTGCCATGCCCCGCCGCACTGGAGGCCGAAGCCTATAGAGAACAGGCCGACTTCCTTTTGGAAGCTGGCCTGTCGCGCGAGGCGGTGCTGACACGCGCCCTTGGCGCGCAACTGGGCGGCTGCGAGGCCCCCGAATACTAA
- a CDS encoding MFS transporter, producing MRTLFTILALWLAGLGSAAQFGKLSFAFDLMADRYPEQGAAGIGLIVSIVGIVGLIFGTTAGLLVARIGPRRAIVAALALGAVVSALQTLPLLYAALILTRVLEGVSHLAIVVVGPTMIAGLSPARHQGLAMTLWSSFFGVTYALLALIAPSLLAVGSITYLFLGHAVWMAALALLLYILLPTDPAAPPLPSLGGLIRQHGTIYASPTIAAPAMGFVFYTALYVALLTLLPPLLPEGQRALAAAGMPLLSIGVSLTLGVWGLNYMTAVRMVQAGYAAGLVATLALWAGWGEGTVTLLAAFTLAGAMGIVQGASFASIPQLNTTPEDRARASGAVAQLGNLGTTSGTPILALLIAGMGPSGVIAFALPLCAAGIAVHAWQASRRAHQA from the coding sequence ATGCGCACCCTTTTCACCATCCTCGCCCTCTGGCTGGCCGGCCTCGGCTCTGCCGCGCAATTCGGCAAGCTGTCCTTTGCCTTCGATCTGATGGCCGACCGCTACCCAGAACAGGGCGCGGCGGGCATCGGGCTGATCGTGTCCATCGTCGGCATTGTCGGGCTGATCTTCGGCACCACCGCAGGCCTGCTGGTCGCCCGCATTGGCCCGCGCCGGGCCATCGTGGCGGCGCTGGCGCTTGGTGCGGTGGTGTCTGCCCTGCAAACCCTGCCGCTGCTTTATGCCGCCCTGATCCTGACCCGCGTGCTCGAAGGAGTGTCACATCTAGCCATCGTCGTGGTCGGCCCGACGATGATCGCGGGCCTTTCCCCGGCGCGACATCAGGGCCTGGCCATGACACTCTGGAGCAGTTTCTTTGGGGTGACCTACGCCTTGCTTGCCCTGATCGCGCCGTCGCTGTTGGCTGTCGGCAGCATCACCTATCTTTTCCTAGGCCACGCAGTATGGATGGCGGCATTGGCGCTGCTTCTGTACATCCTTCTTCCGACTGACCCTGCTGCCCCGCCCTTACCTTCGCTCGGCGGTCTGATCCGCCAGCATGGCACCATATACGCCTCGCCAACCATCGCGGCTCCGGCGATGGGCTTTGTGTTTTACACCGCGCTTTATGTGGCGCTGCTGACGCTGCTGCCCCCGCTGCTGCCCGAGGGGCAAAGGGCCCTTGCCGCCGCAGGGATGCCGCTTCTGTCAATCGGTGTCTCGCTGACGCTTGGGGTCTGGGGCCTGAACTACATGACCGCTGTGCGCATGGTACAAGCGGGCTACGCCGCCGGGTTGGTGGCAACACTCGCCCTATGGGCGGGCTGGGGGGAGGGGACCGTTACCCTTCTGGCTGCCTTCACCTTGGCCGGGGCCATGGGCATCGTGCAGGGGGCAAGTTTCGCCTCGATCCCGCAACTGAACACCACGCCCGAAGATCGCGCCCGCGCCTCTGGGGCTGTGGCGCAGCTTGGCAATTTGGGCACCACATCGGGGACGCCGATCCTCGCGCTGCTGATCGCTGGTATGGGGCCGAGCGGCGTAATCGCCTTTGCGCTGCCGCTCTGCGCAGCGGGCATCGCTGTCCACGCCTGGCAGGCAAGCCGTCGCGCCCATCAGGCGTGA
- a CDS encoding rhodanese-like domain-containing protein, which produces MTPITSVPQAIDLAAKGEIVLLDVREAGELASSGTAQGAIHIPLGLLPLRADPRAPDYDARLNGKPVAVFCAAGARAGRAVELLERFGHEAVNIGGFGDWCGCGGPVQRHA; this is translated from the coding sequence ATGACCCCGATTACTTCTGTTCCCCAAGCCATCGATCTGGCCGCCAAAGGTGAGATCGTCCTTCTGGATGTGCGCGAAGCAGGCGAGCTTGCCTCTTCCGGCACGGCGCAGGGGGCGATCCATATTCCGCTGGGCCTGCTGCCCCTGCGCGCCGATCCGCGCGCGCCAGATTATGATGCGCGGCTTAACGGCAAACCAGTTGCGGTATTCTGTGCAGCGGGCGCGCGCGCAGGGCGGGCTGTCGAACTGCTGGAACGGTTCGGGCATGAGGCCGTGAACATCGGCGGGTTTGGCGATTGGTGCGGTTGCGGCGGGCCTGTGCAGCGTCACGCCTGA
- the uvrA gene encoding excinuclease ABC subunit UvrA: MAEQKFIEVRGAREHNLKGVDVSIPRDQLVVITGLSGSGKSSLAFDTIYAEGQRRYVESLSAYARQFLDMMGKPDVDHISGLSPAISIEQKTTSKNPRSTVGTVTEIYDYMRLLFARVGTPYSPATGLPITAMQVQDMVDAVMAMPEGSRAYLLAPIIRDRKGEYKKEFLELRKQGFQRVKVDGTFYELEEPPTLDKKFRHDIDVVVDRIIVREGLETRLADSFRTALDLADGIAIIETAPGEGEGDPQRITYSEKFACPVSGFTISEIEPRLFSFNAPFGACPACDGLGVELFFDERLVVPDQGLTLMQGALAPWAKSKSPYFTQTIQALAKHYEFDAKKKWKDLPAHVHQVFLHGSGDEEIRFRYDEGGRIYEVSRVFEGVIPNMERRYRETDSNWVREEFERYQNNRDCGTCHGYRLKPEALAVKIAGLHVGQVVRMSIKEAYAWIGSVPENLTNQKNEIARAILKEIRERLGFLVNVGLDYLTLSRNAGTLSGGESQRIRLASQIGSGLTGVLYVLDEPSIGLHQRDNDRLLTTLKNLRDQGNTVLVVEHDEDAIREADYVFDIGPGAGVHGGRVVSHGTPEQVAADPVSLTGQYLSGQREISVPKTRRAGNGKKLTVVGATGNNLKNVTVDFPLGRFVCVSGVSGGGKSTLTIETLFKTAATRLNGARETPAPCETIRGFEHLDKVIDIDQRPIGRTPRSNPATYTGAFTPIRDWFAGLPEAKARGYQPGRFSFNVKGGRCEACQGDGVIKIEMHFLPDVYVTCETCKGARYNRETLEIKFKNKSISDVLDMTCEDAQTFFAAVPAIREKMDALCQVGLGYIKVGQQATTLSGGEAQRVKLSKELARRATGRTLYILDEPTTGLHFEDVRKLLEVLHELVDQGNTVVVIEHNLDVIKTADWIIDIGPEGGDGGGEVVAQGTPEDVAKNERSHTGRYLRDMLKPKRVAAE; encoded by the coding sequence ATGGCCGAACAGAAGTTCATCGAAGTGCGCGGTGCGCGCGAACACAATCTTAAGGGCGTGGATGTCAGCATCCCGCGCGACCAGCTGGTTGTGATCACCGGCCTTTCTGGATCGGGCAAGTCCTCGCTCGCCTTTGACACGATCTATGCCGAAGGCCAGCGCCGCTATGTGGAATCGCTGTCGGCCTATGCACGGCAGTTCCTCGACATGATGGGCAAACCCGATGTCGATCATATCAGCGGCCTATCCCCCGCGATCAGCATCGAACAGAAGACCACGTCCAAGAACCCGCGCTCTACCGTTGGCACGGTCACTGAAATCTACGATTACATGCGCCTGCTGTTCGCGCGTGTTGGCACCCCTTACAGCCCCGCGACTGGCCTGCCGATCACTGCGATGCAGGTGCAGGATATGGTCGATGCCGTCATGGCCATGCCGGAAGGCAGCCGCGCCTATCTCCTCGCCCCGATCATCCGCGACCGGAAGGGGGAATACAAAAAGGAATTCCTGGAACTGCGCAAACAGGGGTTCCAGCGTGTGAAGGTCGACGGCACCTTCTACGAACTCGAAGAACCGCCAACGCTGGACAAGAAGTTCCGCCATGACATCGACGTCGTCGTCGACCGCATCATCGTGCGCGAAGGGCTCGAAACCCGCCTTGCCGACAGCTTCCGCACCGCGTTGGACCTTGCCGATGGCATCGCCATCATCGAAACCGCACCGGGTGAAGGCGAAGGCGATCCCCAGCGCATCACATATTCCGAAAAGTTCGCCTGCCCGGTTTCCGGTTTCACCATCTCGGAAATCGAACCGCGCCTGTTCTCTTTCAACGCGCCCTTCGGGGCCTGCCCGGCATGCGATGGCCTTGGGGTGGAATTGTTCTTTGATGAACGCCTCGTCGTCCCCGATCAAGGGCTGACGCTGATGCAGGGCGCGCTGGCGCCTTGGGCCAAATCCAAAAGCCCCTACTTCACGCAAACCATCCAGGCCCTTGCAAAACATTACGAATTCGACGCCAAAAAGAAATGGAAAGATCTGCCCGCCCATGTGCATCAGGTCTTCCTCCACGGTTCGGGTGATGAAGAGATCCGCTTCCGCTATGACGAAGGCGGCCGGATCTATGAGGTCTCTCGCGTGTTCGAAGGCGTCATTCCCAACATGGAACGCCGCTACCGCGAAACCGACAGCAACTGGGTGCGTGAGGAGTTTGAGCGCTATCAGAACAACCGCGATTGCGGCACCTGCCACGGCTATCGCCTTAAGCCCGAGGCACTGGCGGTAAAGATCGCAGGTCTGCATGTCGGCCAGGTTGTCCGCATGTCGATCAAAGAGGCCTATGCCTGGATCGGCAGCGTTCCAGAAAACCTGACCAACCAGAAGAACGAAATCGCCCGCGCTATCCTTAAGGAAATCCGCGAACGTCTTGGTTTTCTTGTCAATGTCGGGCTGGATTATCTAACACTGTCGCGCAACGCGGGCACGCTGTCGGGCGGTGAATCCCAGCGTATCCGTCTGGCGTCGCAAATCGGTTCTGGCCTGACGGGCGTTCTTTATGTGCTCGATGAACCCTCCATCGGTCTGCACCAGCGCGACAATGACCGTTTGCTTACCACGCTGAAGAACCTGCGTGATCAGGGCAACACGGTGCTTGTTGTGGAACATGACGAAGACGCGATCCGCGAGGCGGATTATGTCTTCGACATCGGCCCCGGCGCAGGCGTCCATGGCGGCCGCGTGGTCAGCCACGGCACGCCGGAACAGGTGGCCGCCGATCCCGTAAGCCTGACAGGCCAGTATCTTTCCGGCCAGCGTGAGATTTCGGTTCCAAAAACCCGCCGTGCGGGAAATGGCAAGAAACTTACTGTGGTTGGCGCCACCGGAAACAACCTCAAGAACGTCACCGTCGATTTCCCGCTGGGCCGCTTTGTCTGCGTTTCAGGCGTGTCGGGTGGGGGCAAATCCACACTGACGATCGAGACACTGTTCAAGACCGCCGCAACCCGCCTGAACGGTGCGCGGGAAACGCCGGCGCCCTGCGAAACCATTCGCGGCTTTGAACATCTGGACAAGGTGATCGACATTGATCAACGCCCCATTGGGCGGACTCCACGTTCAAACCCAGCCACTTACACCGGGGCTTTCACGCCGATCCGCGACTGGTTCGCCGGCCTGCCCGAGGCAAAGGCGCGCGGCTATCAACCCGGCCGGTTCAGCTTCAACGTCAAGGGCGGCCGGTGTGAGGCTTGCCAAGGTGACGGCGTCATCAAGATCGAGATGCACTTCCTGCCCGATGTCTATGTCACCTGCGAAACCTGCAAAGGCGCGCGTTACAACCGTGAAACGCTGGAAATCAAATTTAAGAACAAAAGCATATCAGACGTTCTTGATATGACGTGTGAAGATGCGCAAACCTTCTTTGCCGCCGTGCCAGCTATCCGCGAAAAGATGGATGCGCTTTGCCAAGTGGGCCTTGGCTATATCAAGGTTGGCCAGCAGGCGACCACGCTTTCCGGGGGCGAAGCGCAGCGCGTAAAGCTCTCCAAGGAGCTCGCACGTCGTGCAACAGGCCGCACGCTTTACATCCTCGATGAGCCCACAACCGGCCTGCATTTCGAGGATGTACGCAAACTTCTTGAAGTGCTGCATGAACTTGTCGACCAGGGCAACACGGTGGTGGTGATCGAACATAACCTTGATGTCATCAAGACTGCCGACTGGATCATCGACATCGGTCCCGAAGGCGGCGATGGCGGGGGTGAGGTTGTGGCCCAGGGCACGCCCGAAGATGTGGCCAAGAATGAACGCAGCCATACCGGCCGCTACTTGCGTGACATGCTCAAACCCAAGCGCGTCGCGGCCGAATAG
- a CDS encoding DUF2892 domain-containing protein, which yields MFKTNVGGIDRILRIVVGLALLAGFFLNADATYRWAYLIGIVPLATGLLSSCPLYSILGLSTCPMKRS from the coding sequence ATGTTCAAAACCAATGTTGGCGGAATTGACCGCATCCTTCGGATCGTCGTCGGGCTTGCGTTGCTTGCCGGATTTTTCCTGAATGCGGATGCAACCTATCGCTGGGCCTATCTGATTGGCATCGTGCCGCTGGCCACGGGATTGCTGTCTTCCTGCCCCCTCTATTCCATTCTGGGGCTTTCGACCTGCCCGATGAAGCGGTCGTGA
- a CDS encoding Crp/Fnr family transcriptional regulator, with product MDWLGVLGDLRAETRAELAGLQSRVLPRGLDLFSKGDRAQAFPMVLSGRIEVCLTGPSGREILLYAVEAGQSCIQTTLGLLGDEPYSGTAATVMETEVVRIPKPMFLRLMESDPAFRAFVLRCFGQRMADLTRLLESVAFGRIDERLAQVLLALAEDEVVRATQAEIAARIGSAREVVSRKLDAFAKAGWVVRDRGEVHLRDLTALRRAAGQ from the coding sequence ATGGATTGGTTGGGCGTACTTGGTGACCTGAGGGCAGAGACGCGGGCCGAACTGGCAGGCTTGCAAAGCCGGGTTCTGCCGCGCGGGCTGGATCTGTTTTCCAAGGGGGATCGGGCGCAAGCCTTTCCCATGGTTCTGTCGGGGCGGATCGAGGTTTGCCTGACAGGGCCATCGGGCCGCGAGATTCTGCTTTATGCCGTGGAAGCGGGCCAAAGCTGCATTCAGACGACGCTGGGTCTTCTGGGGGATGAACCCTATTCGGGCACTGCTGCGACGGTGATGGAGACCGAGGTGGTGCGCATCCCCAAGCCGATGTTCCTGCGGCTGATGGAAAGTGACCCGGCCTTTCGCGCCTTTGTGCTGCGCTGCTTCGGGCAAAGGATGGCGGATCTGACCCGACTGCTGGAATCGGTGGCCTTTGGCCGGATTGATGAGCGGTTGGCGCAGGTGCTTTTGGCCTTGGCCGAGGATGAGGTGGTGCGCGCCACGCAGGCCGAGATTGCCGCCCGTATCGGATCCGCGCGCGAGGTCGTGTCGCGCAAGCTGGATGCCTTTGCCAAGGCGGGATGGGTGGTGCGGGACCGGGGTGAAGTGCATCTGCGCGATTTGACCGCGTTGCGACGGGCGGCAGGGCAGTAA